The Streptomyces capitiformicae genome contains the following window.
GGGCGATCTGGTGGACGTTCTCCGCGGTCGGCAGCCCGGTGCCGATGTCGAGGAACTGCCGGATGCCCTCGTCCTGGGTGAGCGTGGTCACCGCGCGGCGCAGGAAGTCGCGGTTGTGCCGTACGTCGAGGTACCCGCGCGAGTTGGCGGCGAGCGCGGCCGCGGCGGCCTCGCGGTCGACGGGGTAGTTGTCCTTGCCGCCGAGGAAGACGTCGTAGACCCGTGCCGGGTGTGCCTTGGTGGTGTCGATCCTCTTCCGCAACTCGGCGGGGTCCTGACTGAGTGCGTCACCGGCCATGAAGCTCTCCCTGGAGAGTCGCGTCGTTAAAGGAGCAACAACCTAACTCCCAGGGCAACTCGATAGTGCCCGGATGCCGTTCCCGGTCTGGCCGGGCGTCCCGTATCGCTCCCTCATGGGACGCCCTTCTCGCAGGTCAGGGCGTGGGACGCGGCTTGGGCGTCCCATCTGTGCCCACTCCTGTGGCGCAGGGGACGGATCGCATCACATGCTGAGGCCGCCGGCCACACCGTCGACGGCCACACATCCAACGCCCCCAAGGAAGGGACCGTCATGCCTGCCCGCGTCGTCTCCCCTCACGTCACCCGTCTCCTCGCCACGGCTCTCGGTCTCGCCCTCGCCGGGCTGTTGACGCTGACGGCGTGCGAGGACGGCCAGGGCGTACGGGACGAGGGCCCGGCGGCGACAGGGCAGGTCGAACGGACGGGTCAGTAGGCCGGGCCGCCCGATGTGGGCGCCGGACCGGAGTCGGCCAACGCCTGAAGCTCCTTCGGGTTGGGACCGTACTTGTTCTGCCCTCGCTCGCCCTCGGTGGCGGCGAAGACGAGCATGACGATGGTGCCGATGCAGGGAATGAACCCGATGAGGACCAACCAGCCGGTGCGCCCGGTGTCGTGCAGCCGCCGAACGGTGACGGCCAGGGAGGGCAGCAGGAACGCGGCGAGGAAGACGTACTCGGGGATCTCCGAGTCGATGGTGCGGCCGAGGGCCCACACCCCGATGTAGATCAGCGTGCTGATCAGCGTGAACATCCAGTACTCCATGCGGCGCGCGCGTCCGCTGAAGACCGCGTACTTCTTGAGCACGACGAAGAACCAGCTCATGGCTTCCCCCGGGGATCGACATCGGCCGTTCCGAGCGGATCAGCCAGGCGCAGAACGTATGTTCATTGATGAGAACTCGTCAATTACTTATCCCTCCGCCCCCTGGTCGCCCAGTGTCGTCCCCTCCTCGACCCACTTCGGGCCACCGAGCGGATACTCGTAGGCCGGGCGCCCGTTGTTGCCACTCGTGCGGAACGGGGTGCCGTTGTCGTCCACCGTCAGCGTGCCGCTCCGGGAGCCGCTGGACCACTTCAGCTCCAGGTGCCAGCTCACGTAGTACGCGGAGGCGTCGGCGGTGATGTAGTAGACCTCCGGGTCGGACTCGCTCACCGAGTACGGGAAGTCCTTGCTCCCCGCGGCGGGTACGACCTCGGGACGCATGGCGTCGAGGGCGACCGTGAAGGACCGCGTCGGTACGCCGGCACCGCACCCGACGCCGGGGTATCCCATGGTGTAGTCGTTCCAGGCGAGCGGCGAACGCCTCTCGATCATCCGGACCTTCAGACTGTCCACCACCACCGTCTCCGCGCCGGTGCCCTGCACGGTGAGCGTCACGTACTGCTGCCCCGACGACACGGCCCCGGCCGCGTCCACCCAGGCGCGCGCGTCCTGCTCCGGCGGCGGCGGCCCCACCTTCCCCGGCGCCCGGTCGATCAGATACCGCTGCGAGCACGGACTCTCCCAGGTGTACGGCTCCACCTTCACCGTCAGCGGCACCCCCACGGCGGAGTCGGCACCGCCCGATCCAGGGCTCCTCGGGGTGGCTTCACCGGAGGCCGACGCACCGGCCTTGGCACCCTTGCCGTCGTCGACCTTGTCCTTGCCCTTCTTGCCGGCGGAAGCGGAGGGCGAGGCACTCGACGGCGACGGCGACTCCGAGGCGCCCTCGTCCGCGCCCCCGGCCCCGGCGGACACGGCCCCCGCACGACGCTCCCGCCCGTTCTCCTCCCCACCGGACGGCAGACTCGTGGCAAGCGTGACGGCCCCGAGCACGGCGGCGACGGCAGCTCCGACGAGGGCGACACGCGTACGACGACGGGACGGCAGCCGGAGCTCGCGCGCCTCGGAGCGGCCGTCCGCGATGACGTCCGCCGGAACCAGCGCTTCCGCCGGGACCGGCCCGTCGCCCGAGTCCACCCCTTCCGTGGACCCCGTATCCGAAGTCGACGCAGCTGCCGTACCGGCCGCCGTACCGACCCCCGGCTCAACGCCCTTACGCCCCCGCGTCGCATCCGCCAGCACCCACCTCCGGTGCAGCTCGACGAGCTCTTCCGGAGCCGCCTTGCACAGGCGGGCGAGCCGCTCCACGGGCGCGTAGTCCGTAGGTACGGCGTCCCCGTTGCAGTACCGGTGCAACGTCGACGTGCTCATGTGGAGCCGCTTGGCGAGCACTCCGTAGCTGAGCCCGGAGCGCTCCTTCAACTCCCGCAGCAGCGCGGCGAAATCGGCCGCCATGCCGTTTTCGGTACCGCTCCCCGACACACTTCCTCCGTCCACCTCGTCCCATTCCCGCGTTCCAGGGCAGGGACGTCTCCCCAGGTCAAAGCCGGTGTGGGCGTTCCAGCGTCCCTGATCTTCCGCCGGGCGTGGCGGATGGGACGGATCACCGCACAAGCTCTTGTCATCCAAGCACGCGGCTCCCGGCAGACCGGTCGAGCGGCGCGGCTTCGACCACGTGTTCTCGGCCTCTTCAACTGGCTTTGTCCGAAAGGGATTCATCATGCGCACGTTCCGCACCGCTCGTACCGCCCGAGTCGCCCGCCCGGCCCGGCTGCTCGCCGCGACCGGAGTCGCCCTCGCAGCCCTCGCCCTCACGGCGTGCGACAACGGAATGGGCACCCGGGACGAGGGTGCGTCGGGCGACTCCACCTCCACCTCGACCTCGCAGAGCACCGGCGGCTCGGGCACGACCACCGGCTCCTCCGGCTCGACCACCGGCGGCTCCACGGCCGACGAGGCCTCCTCCAGGACGCGCACCGGCACCGGGGCCGACAAGACCTCCCCGAACGGCGGGACCGCCGACCCCGCCGACCCCGCCAACCGGGTCACCTGCAACGGCTCCAACACCACGGTCACCGTTCAGCCGGTCTCCCGCCCGCTCAACCACATGCTGATCACCGTCAAGAACACCGGCTCGAAGTTCTGCGACCTCTACTACAACCCCTCGGTCCGGTTCGGCGAGGCGCAGTCGGCGCCGCGCGTGATCGAGGACTCCCAGCCGCAGGCCGTGGTGACCCTCGCCCCCGGCGAGTCCGGCTACGCGGGCGTCCTTCTCTCCTCCGCCGACGGCAGCGGCGGGAACGGCTCGACGGAGAACAAGGTCGTCATCCACTTCCAGGACGGGGAGCCCGGCAGCGACGCCGGCGCCCCCGCGTCCCCCGCCCTTCCGGCCGAGGGCGTGTACGTCGACGACTCCGTGGCCGTCACCTACTGGCGGTCCACCGCGGACGACGCCCTGGCCTACTGAGGCGGCCACAGACACAGGAGCCGACAACTCACCGCCGAGATCGTGGCCAACGGACCTCCACCGATGGCCACGCACCCCCACTCCCACAGAAGGAACCCACCGAGGCCCGCCCGCCATCATGTGTGGGAGCCGGTGCTTCACCTGGCCATCGGAGGCCCGGAGGCCCGGAGGTACGGGGGCAACGCGGCAGCCAGTGGGTTTCCGACCCGAACGAGGTGGCCGTCACCCCCCACGCCATCCACATCCGCGACTCGAAAAGCGCGGAGGGCAACGACGGCCCCGCCTTCATCACCTCATCAGAGGCTTGGTCGGCCTTCACCGCCTACGTGGCCCGCTGACCCGCCAGGTACTCAGCGCACCATCCGCGCAGCCTCAACAGCCCAGTACGTAAGGACGTTCTGCGCCCCGGCCCGCCTGATGCCGGTCAAGGTCTCCAAGATGGCCCGGTCCCGGTCGATCCACCCCTTCTCGGCGGCGGCCTCGACCATCGAGTACTCACCGGAGATCTGGTAGGCGACAACCGGCACATCCACGGAGTCGGCCACGCGCGCGAGGATGTCGAGGTAGGGCCCGGCGGGCTTGACCATCACCATGTCGGCGCCCTCTTCGAGGTCGAGGGCCAACTCCCGCAGTGACTCCCGCACATTCGCCGGATCCTGCTGGTACGTCTTCCGGTCCCCCTTCAGTGACGAGGCGACAGCCTCCCGGAAGGGCCCGTAGAAGGCAGACGCGTACTTGGCGGTGTAGGCGAGAATCGCCACGTCCTCCCGCCCGATCTGGTCGAGCGCATCACGAACGACCCCGATCTGCCCGTCCATCATCCCGCTGGGCCCGACCACATGGGCCCCGGCATCGGCCTGCACCTGGGCCATCTCGGCGTACCGCTCAAGGGTCGCGTCGTTGTCGACGCGCCCTTCGGCATCGAGCACCCCGCAATGCCCATGATCGGTGGTCTCGTCGAGACACAGATCGGACATCACCAACAACTCATCGCCGACCTCGGCCCGCACATCCCGTATCGCGACCTGAAGAATCCCGTCCGGATCCGTCCCCGGCGTCCCCAGGGCGTCCTTCTTGGACTCCTCCGGCACCCCGAACAACATGATCCCGGAGACCCCGGCCTCGACGGCCTCCACCGCGGCCTTCTTCAGACTGTCCCGGGTGTGCTGCACGACCCCGGGCATGGCGGCGATCGGCACCGGCTCATCGACCCCCTCCCGCACGAACGCCGGGAGGATGAAGTCGGCCGGGTGAAGCCGCGTCTCCGCGACCATCCGCCGCATCACGGGCGACGTACGCAGCCGCCTCGGGCGCGTACCGGGGAAGGATCCGTACTTCGACATACGCCTACGCTACGCCCGCGCCGACGCCCCCTTTGCCGACGCGGCGTCGGCGATGCGCGGCGACAAGCGGCGATGCGCGCGGCAGCTTTCACCACTTCGCCTCACCCCACGTGTCCACTCATGCGTAACCTGTGAAGAAGAGCAGCTCATGGGGGACAGCGACCGTAAAAGACCTGGCGGGAAGGCTGACACGCGAGGAAATCCTTGATCCCATGGCTGGTCCACCGGAACTCCGGTAAAGGGGGAGAGCGTTGGGGCGGACGAGCGGTCGGGGCACGGTGCAGGACGGTTCGGCGGAGGACGCGGACGAGCGGCGTCGGCTCTCCACCCTGGACCTCGTGGGTCTCGCCGCCGGCGGCGTGGTCGGTTCGGGGTGGCTGCTGGCCGCCGGCCCCGCCTACGCCGAAGCCGGCGCGGACGCCGTGTGGGCGTGGGTGATCGGTGGGGCGCTGATGCTGCTGATAGCCGCCGTGATGGTCGAACTGGGGATCGCCCTCCCCAAGACGGGCGGGCTGATCTTCCTGCCGTTGCAGGCCGCCGGCCCGCTCGTGGCCACGGTGGTGGCCGCCGCGCTGTGGATCGTGTACGCGGTGAACCCGGCGAGCGAGGCGGTGGC
Protein-coding sequences here:
- a CDS encoding DUF805 domain-containing protein codes for the protein MSWFFVVLKKYAVFSGRARRMEYWMFTLISTLIYIGVWALGRTIDSEIPEYVFLAAFLLPSLAVTVRRLHDTGRTGWLVLIGFIPCIGTIVMLVFAATEGERGQNKYGPNPKELQALADSGPAPTSGGPAY
- a CDS encoding helix-turn-helix domain-containing protein — translated: MAADFAALLRELKERSGLSYGVLAKRLHMSTSTLHRYCNGDAVPTDYAPVERLARLCKAAPEELVELHRRWVLADATRGRKGVEPGVGTAAGTAAASTSDTGSTEGVDSGDGPVPAEALVPADVIADGRSEARELRLPSRRRTRVALVGAAVAAVLGAVTLATSLPSGGEENGRERRAGAVSAGAGGADEGASESPSPSSASPSASAGKKGKDKVDDGKGAKAGASASGEATPRSPGSGGADSAVGVPLTVKVEPYTWESPCSQRYLIDRAPGKVGPPPPEQDARAWVDAAGAVSSGQQYVTLTVQGTGAETVVVDSLKVRMIERRSPLAWNDYTMGYPGVGCGAGVPTRSFTVALDAMRPEVVPAAGSKDFPYSVSESDPEVYYITADASAYYVSWHLELKWSSGSRSGTLTVDDNGTPFRTSGNNGRPAYEYPLGGPKWVEEGTTLGDQGAEG
- a CDS encoding DUF4232 domain-containing protein: MRTFRTARTARVARPARLLAATGVALAALALTACDNGMGTRDEGASGDSTSTSTSQSTGGSGTTTGSSGSTTGGSTADEASSRTRTGTGADKTSPNGGTADPADPANRVTCNGSNTTVTVQPVSRPLNHMLITVKNTGSKFCDLYYNPSVRFGEAQSAPRVIEDSQPQAVVTLAPGESGYAGVLLSSADGSGGNGSTENKVVIHFQDGEPGSDAGAPASPALPAEGVYVDDSVAVTYWRSTADDALAY
- a CDS encoding DUF397 domain-containing protein; the encoded protein is MAVTPHAIHIRDSKSAEGNDGPAFITSSEAWSAFTAYVAR
- the hemB gene encoding porphobilinogen synthase, with product MSKYGSFPGTRPRRLRTSPVMRRMVAETRLHPADFILPAFVREGVDEPVPIAAMPGVVQHTRDSLKKAAVEAVEAGVSGIMLFGVPEESKKDALGTPGTDPDGILQVAIRDVRAEVGDELLVMSDLCLDETTDHGHCGVLDAEGRVDNDATLERYAEMAQVQADAGAHVVGPSGMMDGQIGVVRDALDQIGREDVAILAYTAKYASAFYGPFREAVASSLKGDRKTYQQDPANVRESLRELALDLEEGADMVMVKPAGPYLDILARVADSVDVPVVAYQISGEYSMVEAAAEKGWIDRDRAILETLTGIRRAGAQNVLTYWAVEAARMVR